One Coregonus clupeaformis isolate EN_2021a chromosome 21, ASM2061545v1, whole genome shotgun sequence DNA window includes the following coding sequences:
- the LOC121534613 gene encoding ladderlectin-like has product MATLTILLLLSAASTLGDNRIMTASYANDLVKFAADKRNPCPTGWFQFNSRCFMFVETARTWPKAERHCMFLGEKLKPVHNTVKYLGANLASVHSSDESTFLQALVLIKTGSFPLTWIGGFDAVQEKDRLWFWSDGSKFDHENWAADEAE; this is encoded by the exons ATGGCGACGTTGACCATTCTTCTGCTTCTCAGCGCTGCCTCTACACTGGGCGACAACAGAATAATGACTGCGAGCTACGCAA ATGATTTGGTGAAATTTGCAGCAGACAAAAGAAACCCATGCCCCACAGGCTGGTTCCAATTTAATTCCCGCTGCTTCATGTTTGTCGAAACTGCAAGGACATGGCCCAAAGCAGAG CGCCACTGTATGTTCCTTGGAGAAAAACTGAAGCCTGTGCATAACACTGTAAAGTACCTTGGCGCAAACCTGGCATCTGTGCACAGCTCCGACGAGTCCACATTTCTGCAGGCGCTGGTGTTGATCAAGACTGGCAGTTTCCCTCTTACCTGGATTGGCGGCTTTGATGCTGTTCAGGAAAAG GACAGGCTATGGTTCTGGAGTGACGGCTCCAAATTTGATCACGAGAACTGGGCGGCAGACGAGGCCGAGTAA
- the LOC121534612 gene encoding ladderlectin-like, with the protein MATLTILLLLSAASTLGDNRIMTASYANDLVKFAADKRNPCPTGWFQFNSRCFMFVETARTWPKAERHCMFLGEKLKPVHNAVKYLGANLASVHSSDESTFLQALVLIKTGSFPLTWIGGFDAVQGKDRLWFWSDGSKFDHENWAADEPSNTRGAREPCIQMNSGDEKGWQAESCGRRYPSVCSIRTCLIHQTIT; encoded by the exons ATGGCGACGTTGACCATTCTTCTGCTTCTCAGCGCTGCCTCTACACTGGGCGACAACAGAATAATGACTGCGAGCTACGCAA ATGATTTGGTGAAATTTGCAGCAGACAAAAGAAACCCATGCCCCACAGGCTGGTTCCAATTTAATTCCCGCTGCTTCATGTTTGTTGAAACTGCAAGGACATGGCCCAAAGCAGAG CGCCACTGTATGTTCCTTGGCGAAAAACTGAAGCCTGTGCATAACGCTGTAAAGTACCTTGGCGCAAACCTGGCATCTGTGCACAGCTCCGACGAGTCCACATTTCTGCAGGCGCTGGTGTTGATCAAGACTGGCAGTTTCCCTCTTACCTGGATTGGCGGCTTTGATGCTGTTCAGGGAAAG GACAGGCTATGGTTCTGGAGTGACGGCTCCAAATTTGATCACGAGAACTGGGCGGCAGACGAGCCGAGTAACACGAGGGGTGCCAGAGAGCCATGTATTCAGATGAACTCTGGAG ATGAAAAAGGCTGGCAAGCTGAATCATGTGGAAGGCGCTATCCCTCGGTGTGCTCCATAAGAACCTGTTTAATCCATCAAACTATCACTTGA